One window of Acidobacteriaceae bacterium genomic DNA carries:
- a CDS encoding ABC transporter substrate-binding protein: MRIRALCAAALAALLLPLVACNGRQQDAETLRFLIESSPNNLDLRQGTDAQSERVGGLIYDALAKKDAHFVLQPWLATSWERPDPLTWIFHVRSGVHFHDGKSLTADDVAWSIKSMIDGTLITAKGGAALADVSSIVTSGPLTVVVRTKQPEASLLFDLSDGLFGVVEKGAGRDEGLHPVGTGPFRFVSQMQDKEVVLERNANYWAGAPKIQRVRFEVVPDTITAALEMRKGSGDVESNVLTPDMVDALRKEHNVIVQSGPGAIVMYANFNTQDPKLRDPRVRQAIACAIDRPELIAALWRGDARIADTLLPEGHWAAASPAELPQYPHDVARAVKLLDDAGLKPGKDGIRLRLTLKTSTDETTRLVAQAMQQQVRAAGIELSIRSAEFGTFYSDVTRGAFEMYMLRWIGSNEDPDFLTYAFASSSFPPKGGNRGRYANPQVDSLLMQANAETNEVARRRDYVEVQQILARDLPSIPLWYPNNEVVHSTRITGVQLDPGGTFDFLRTAELYAH; encoded by the coding sequence GTGAGGATTCGAGCACTGTGCGCCGCAGCACTGGCCGCGCTGCTGTTGCCGCTCGTTGCATGCAACGGACGGCAGCAGGATGCGGAGACGCTGCGATTCCTCATCGAGAGCTCGCCAAACAATCTGGACCTGCGACAAGGAACGGACGCGCAGTCCGAGCGCGTTGGCGGCTTGATCTACGACGCGCTGGCGAAGAAAGACGCGCACTTCGTTCTGCAGCCATGGCTCGCAACAAGTTGGGAGCGGCCGGATCCGCTGACGTGGATCTTTCACGTTCGCAGTGGTGTGCACTTCCACGATGGTAAGTCGCTGACCGCCGATGATGTTGCGTGGTCGATCAAGAGCATGATTGACGGCACGCTGATTACCGCAAAAGGCGGCGCTGCGCTGGCCGATGTGAGCTCAATAGTTACGAGCGGGCCGCTAACTGTCGTCGTACGCACGAAGCAGCCTGAGGCCAGCTTACTTTTCGATCTAAGTGATGGACTGTTCGGCGTCGTAGAAAAGGGCGCAGGACGCGACGAGGGCCTGCACCCCGTCGGCACAGGCCCATTCCGATTCGTGAGCCAGATGCAGGACAAAGAGGTCGTTCTCGAGCGCAACGCGAACTACTGGGCGGGTGCGCCGAAGATCCAACGGGTGCGATTCGAAGTTGTGCCCGACACGATTACAGCGGCGCTCGAAATGCGCAAGGGCTCTGGCGACGTGGAGAGCAATGTGCTCACACCCGACATGGTGGACGCTTTGCGCAAAGAGCATAACGTCATCGTTCAGTCCGGACCGGGTGCGATCGTGATGTACGCAAACTTCAACACGCAGGATCCGAAGCTGCGCGATCCACGTGTGCGGCAGGCGATCGCATGTGCGATCGACAGGCCCGAGTTGATCGCAGCGTTGTGGCGTGGCGATGCGCGCATTGCCGACACGCTGCTACCCGAAGGACATTGGGCCGCGGCGAGCCCTGCCGAGCTGCCGCAGTACCCGCACGATGTCGCACGTGCGGTGAAGTTGCTCGACGATGCTGGTCTGAAGCCCGGCAAAGATGGCATCCGCTTGCGGCTCACGCTCAAAACCTCTACGGATGAAACGACGCGGCTCGTGGCGCAGGCCATGCAGCAGCAAGTGCGTGCTGCGGGGATCGAGCTTTCGATTCGATCAGCGGAGTTTGGCACCTTCTACTCCGACGTCACGCGCGGCGCGTTCGAGATGTATATGCTGCGCTGGATTGGCTCGAACGAGGACCCGGACTTTCTAACCTACGCGTTTGCAAGCTCGAGCTTTCCGCCCAAGGGCGGCAACCGCGGGCGTTATGCGAACCCGCAGGTGGATTCATTGCTGATGCAGGCGAATGCCGAGACGAATGAAGTGGCAAGAAGGCGCGACTACGTCGAGGTCCAGCAGATCTTGGCGCGCGATCTGCCATCGATTCCGCTGTGGTATCCCAACAACGAGGTTGTGCACTCAACGCGCATAACCGGAGTACAGCTGGACCCCGGCGGAACGTTTGATTTTCTCAGGACCGCGGAGCTCTACGCGCATTAA
- a CDS encoding galactokinase family protein, which translates to MKERSANIAVRARLTDAVPGASLSAPARVNLLGEQTDYTDGLVMPVAIPFYTQAFINARRAPRS; encoded by the coding sequence ATGAAGGAAAGAAGCGCAAATATCGCTGTGCGCGCACGTCTAACCGACGCAGTCCCCGGCGCCTCGTTATCTGCACCGGCGCGTGTGAATTTGTTGGGAGAGCAAACGGACTATACGGATGGCCTGGTGATGCCGGTTGCCATTCCGTTCTACACTCAGGCGTTCATTAATGCGCGTAGAGCTCCGCGGTCCTGA
- a CDS encoding aldose epimerase — MHSLQEYTLQNLDLRVLIKPAEGGRVASLKSVHTGVEFLAQSQHSTTPIQPGWDTKFQNGACAGIEECIPTIGACGEGMVGGPVPDHGDFWQIDWTVTDRSLTRLHLEAMGFSRPLFFQKEISLQGNRLNIGYRVTNLSKSEVPFLYACHPLFAIEEGDRVCLAQEVSSLSLYYSRESRLGRQGTHVSWPVTSLGVNLERVLPVQTGFAEMLYTDRLHTGRCGLYRNAAQQGLCLHFDPAVLPYLGLWLCYGGWPESAVGPKQYAIALEPTFAPANTLSEAIDMGLAVRLPANESASWNIAFEISSPSLPLSQFRSMVKGSV; from the coding sequence ATGCACTCGCTTCAAGAGTACACTTTGCAAAACTTAGATCTACGGGTGTTGATAAAGCCTGCGGAAGGCGGACGGGTGGCGTCGTTGAAGAGCGTTCACACCGGCGTTGAGTTTTTGGCACAGTCTCAGCATTCAACGACTCCCATTCAACCCGGGTGGGACACTAAGTTCCAGAACGGCGCCTGCGCGGGGATCGAGGAGTGCATTCCTACGATTGGTGCGTGTGGCGAAGGCATGGTAGGCGGGCCCGTTCCTGATCATGGCGATTTCTGGCAAATAGACTGGACGGTGACAGATCGTTCGCTCACACGACTTCATCTCGAGGCAATGGGCTTCAGTCGTCCTCTGTTCTTCCAGAAGGAAATCTCTCTCCAGGGCAATAGGCTCAACATCGGGTACCGGGTAACAAACTTGAGCAAATCCGAGGTGCCATTTCTCTATGCATGCCATCCCCTTTTCGCAATCGAAGAGGGAGATCGAGTCTGCCTGGCGCAAGAGGTTTCATCATTGTCTTTGTACTATTCGCGGGAGAGCCGACTCGGGAGGCAGGGCACTCATGTCTCATGGCCGGTCACTTCCCTAGGCGTAAACCTTGAAAGAGTATTGCCCGTTCAAACCGGCTTCGCTGAAATGTTGTATACCGACCGTCTTCATACAGGTCGTTGCGGGCTCTATCGAAATGCCGCACAGCAAGGACTTTGTCTTCATTTCGATCCGGCGGTACTTCCCTATCTCGGACTGTGGCTCTGTTACGGTGGCTGGCCTGAGTCGGCCGTGGGCCCAAAACAATATGCCATTGCATTGGAACCGACCTTCGCACCCGCCAACACGCTCTCAGAGGCTATCGATATGGGATTAGCCGTACGACTGCCGGCCAACGAAAGTGCCTCATGGAACATCGCCTTCGAAATCAGTTCCCCGAGCCTTCCTTTGTCGCAATTTCGCTCTATGGTGAAGGGCTCAGTCTAG
- a CDS encoding alpha-galactosidase — protein MRNLSLIVGRYNPESQSPRRALAVRIAIFIALFLGYTSDAQSLNALIRYDAASQTFRIDAAETTYVLGINEKKQVQTIYWGKHLNQTDAFAQARSMRGGGFDFSASRTPQEFVGWGGGLAVEPDLKITFPDGNRDLVLQYVSHRIEGSTLEIVMKDISREVYVTLVYQADSETGIIRRFATVENRTRLPFTIEQVAAGTWNLPSAGDYRVRYLAGRWAAEWNAEEQQLRPGKLVLESRSGSTGAQNNPWFAIEEAEGSEGQSNDVWFGALGWSGSWQISIEQDLSQTVRITGGPNAFDFGYLLASGKTFETSSFYGGYSDAGIGGASRLLHRYEIDSILPHHPAPRLRPVLYNSWEATGFDVNEAGQIALAEKAASIGVERFVMDDGWFGERKDDHAGLGDWYVNPQKFPHGLTPLIDKVHSLGMDFGLWVEPEMVNPDSDLYRKHPDWVLYFPGRPHTEGRNQLVLNLARPDVRAYVFGVLDKLLRDNDIAFLKWDYNRYWSEPGWPSVPPAQQKNVYVDFVQNFYSILAEVRQKHPNVEIESCSGGGSRVDLGVMQYTDEVWPSDNTDAYDRLSIQDGFTYAYSPGVMMAWVTDSPTWVNNRMLSLEYRFLSSMQGALGIGANLNKWTPENFAKAREMIALYKTIRETVQRGELYRLIPAEHDSEQSVTETVSRDGTQVVTFAFLHSSTELFPFPRIFLRGLDENGIYRISTLAGKVDSNTPAEASGAYWMHHGIDLDLRSDFQAAAFELTRIH, from the coding sequence ATGAGAAATCTTTCACTGATAGTCGGGCGCTATAATCCCGAATCTCAATCGCCCCGCAGAGCATTGGCAGTGAGGATCGCGATCTTCATCGCGCTGTTCCTCGGTTACACGAGCGATGCTCAGTCCCTCAATGCGCTGATCCGATATGACGCCGCCTCACAGACCTTTCGAATCGATGCTGCTGAGACCACCTATGTGCTGGGAATAAATGAAAAAAAACAGGTACAGACGATCTATTGGGGGAAACACCTCAACCAGACAGATGCGTTTGCTCAGGCTCGATCCATGCGTGGAGGAGGATTTGATTTTTCGGCCTCAAGAACACCCCAGGAGTTTGTAGGCTGGGGCGGTGGGCTTGCGGTTGAACCCGATCTGAAAATCACATTTCCAGATGGCAATCGCGATCTCGTCCTTCAATATGTGTCGCACCGCATTGAGGGCAGCACGCTTGAGATCGTGATGAAGGATATCTCGCGCGAAGTCTATGTGACGCTCGTGTACCAGGCGGACTCCGAGACTGGGATAATCCGTCGGTTTGCAACTGTAGAAAATCGGACGAGACTGCCGTTCACCATCGAACAGGTAGCTGCGGGGACATGGAATCTGCCTAGCGCCGGTGATTATAGAGTGCGCTATCTCGCGGGTCGCTGGGCGGCGGAGTGGAACGCCGAGGAGCAGCAGTTGCGTCCAGGAAAGCTTGTGCTGGAGAGCCGTAGTGGGTCGACCGGGGCACAGAATAATCCATGGTTTGCGATCGAGGAGGCAGAAGGCTCAGAGGGCCAATCGAATGATGTGTGGTTCGGCGCATTGGGCTGGAGCGGTTCATGGCAGATTTCTATTGAGCAGGATCTCTCGCAGACAGTGCGTATCACTGGCGGCCCCAATGCCTTTGACTTCGGATACCTGCTAGCCAGCGGGAAAACCTTTGAGACATCCTCCTTTTATGGAGGCTATTCGGACGCTGGAATCGGAGGGGCTTCCCGACTACTGCATCGTTATGAAATAGATTCCATCCTGCCACACCATCCAGCACCGCGGCTTCGGCCGGTCCTTTACAACTCTTGGGAGGCGACGGGCTTTGATGTCAATGAGGCAGGCCAAATCGCTCTGGCTGAAAAGGCGGCCAGCATAGGTGTTGAACGCTTCGTTATGGATGACGGCTGGTTCGGCGAGCGTAAGGACGATCATGCTGGCTTGGGCGACTGGTACGTGAACCCGCAGAAGTTTCCGCATGGACTCACGCCTCTGATCGACAAGGTGCACTCGCTTGGTATGGACTTTGGACTTTGGGTGGAACCAGAGATGGTCAATCCAGACAGCGACCTTTATCGCAAACATCCGGACTGGGTTTTGTACTTTCCCGGCAGACCGCACACGGAAGGCCGCAATCAGTTGGTGTTGAACCTCGCACGGCCTGATGTCCGCGCTTACGTGTTTGGCGTGTTGGACAAGCTCCTGCGCGACAACGATATTGCCTTTCTCAAATGGGACTACAACCGGTACTGGTCTGAGCCTGGATGGCCATCTGTGCCGCCGGCTCAGCAAAAGAATGTCTATGTTGATTTTGTCCAGAATTTCTACTCCATTCTTGCTGAAGTGCGGCAGAAGCACCCTAACGTTGAGATCGAATCCTGCTCAGGAGGCGGCAGTCGCGTGGATCTCGGTGTGATGCAGTACACGGATGAAGTATGGCCCTCGGACAACACTGACGCCTACGATCGCCTCTCGATCCAAGATGGCTTCACCTACGCTTATAGTCCGGGCGTGATGATGGCTTGGGTCACAGATTCGCCGACCTGGGTTAACAACCGTATGCTTTCCCTCGAGTATCGTTTCCTTTCGTCGATGCAGGGAGCACTGGGCATCGGCGCGAACCTGAACAAATGGACCCCGGAGAACTTCGCAAAAGCACGCGAGATGATCGCCTTGTACAAGACCATCCGCGAGACGGTTCAGCGGGGCGAACTCTATCGCCTCATTCCTGCCGAACACGACAGCGAGCAATCCGTCACCGAGACAGTATCGCGCGACGGGACGCAGGTCGTTACGTTTGCGTTCTTGCATTCAAGTACGGAGCTGTTTCCATTTCCCCGTATCTTCCTTAGAGGACTGGATGAGAACGGGATCTATAGGATCAGCACGCTTGCGGGTAAAGTGGACAGCAATACCCCGGCAGAGGCGAGCGGAGCCTATTGGATGCACCATGGAATTGACCTCGATCTCCGAAGTGATTTTCAGGCGGCGGCTTTTGAATTGACCCGGATTCACTGA